One genomic window of Parcubacteria group bacterium includes the following:
- the lepB gene encoding signal peptidase I, whose translation MDRNDSENQELSEMDKMMREDRPEPSGGVLAFVGELIKITLIALAIIVPVRYFLIKPFYVNGASMEPTYYNREYLIVDELSYRLNAPQRGDVVVFKYPLDESQFFIKRIIGLPGERIVVRDEAVTVYNGANPLGTVLSEPYLSEDAVTTDTSDATLGPDEYFVMGDNRMASLDSRRFGPLKRDEIVGRAWLRGWPFDRLGVLEHYEFGF comes from the coding sequence ATGGACAGGAATGATTCGGAAAACCAAGAGCTTTCGGAGATGGACAAGATGATGCGGGAGGATCGCCCCGAGCCGTCCGGAGGGGTGTTGGCGTTTGTCGGCGAGCTCATTAAAATTACCCTGATCGCGCTCGCCATTATCGTGCCGGTGCGGTACTTTCTCATCAAGCCGTTTTACGTGAACGGCGCTTCCATGGAGCCCACGTACTACAACCGCGAGTACCTCATTGTAGACGAGCTCTCGTACCGCCTGAACGCGCCCCAGCGCGGGGACGTGGTGGTGTTTAAGTACCCGCTTGACGAGAGCCAATTTTTTATTAAGCGCATTATCGGGCTGCCGGGGGAGCGGATCGTGGTCCGCGATGAGGCAGTCACCGTTTACAACGGCGCGAATCCGCTCGGCACGGTACTTTCCGAGCCGTACCTTTCCGAGGATGCGGTCACGACCGACACCTCGGACGCAACGCTTGGGCCGGACGAGTATTTTGTGATGGGGGACAACCGGATGGCGAGCCTTGATTCGCGCCGGTTCGGGCCCTTGAAGCGGGACGAAATCGTGGGGCGCGCGTGGCTGCGCGGCTGGCCGTTTGACCGGCTTGGCGTGCTGGAACATTACGAATTTGGTTTTTAG